GCGCGCATTGCGTCGATCGTCTTCTCGATTCGCCCGCGCTCCTCCGGCGGCGCGTCCGGTTCGAGGTGAGGCCACGCGTACGAACAGAGGAGCGGGGCGATCTTCGTCTTTCGACCGAAGAGCCGGCGCACGAAGAGCGCCTGGAACTCGATCGTGTGCTCGCGCCTGTGGGCGAGCTCGTCCTCGAAGAGCCCGCCGGCCGCGCGGTCGAGCTCGCGAAGAAACCGCCGGTCGGTCGAGACGGAGCCGAGCGGCGTGTCGAAGTCCTTCTCGGTAGCGGCCACGAGCGTTCGGAGCGTCGCGTGGCAGGTGCCGAGGAGTACGGCGAGCGCGGGCGGTTCGGATCGGTCGATCGTCTTCCATCCCGCGGCGCACACGGGCCCGCCGAGGCGAAGATCAATATGCGGGACGATGAGCCCTCGGATTCGGCCTTTTGGAGGCGGCGACTCCGGATCTCCCGCCGAGGCGAAGAAACCGTCCATCCATCGCTTCCACGTCGCTGGGTCGGCGTCCAGCGCGGAGAGGTGGACCGCGGGGCGAGTCTTCATCTCGTGATAGGCGCGTTCGGATTCTTCCTTCTTCGCGCGGAACCGATCGTTCTCGAGAAGCAGGGCGTCGTCAAGCTGTCGGAGAAGTTTCCTGATGTCGTCCGAAAAAATAAGGTCGCCGAAGCGGCGCGCGTACGCTGCCTGGATGTCGAGAAGGGTGTGCTCGCCGTCCATGAAGCCGAGAAGGAAGGCGGCGCGATCGGAAACAACGAGAGGGTTTTCGGAGAAACCTTCCGGATCGCGAAGGATGATGCACGATCGCCCCTCGTGAATCGTTGGGATCGCTTCGATCGGTCGCAAGCGAGGCTTGGGATCTTCGCCGCTCAACACGCGCTCCTCGCGGACACCTGCCGCCGCCACCCGCCGTGGTTGCGTTGGTGAACGGCGGGTCTCACGCGCCCAGGTTTGTCT
This DNA window, taken from Candidatus Eisenbacteria bacterium, encodes the following:
- the amrB gene encoding AmmeMemoRadiSam system protein B produces the protein MSGEDPKPRLRPIEAIPTIHEGRSCIILRDPEGFSENPLVVSDRAAFLLGFMDGEHTLLDIQAAYARRFGDLIFSDDIRKLLRQLDDALLLENDRFRAKKEESERAYHEMKTRPAVHLSALDADPATWKRWMDGFFASAGDPESPPPKGRIRGLIVPHIDLRLGGPVCAAGWKTIDRSEPPALAVLLGTCHATLRTLVAATEKDFDTPLGSVSTDRRFLRELDRAAGGLFEDELAHRREHTIEFQALFVRRLFGRKTKIAPLLCSYAWPHLEPDAPPEERGRIEKTIDAMRAIFEHREESVLLVASADLSHVGPRYGDEAAPSSGERRILETSDRAFIDSILAVDAGALTRRMKRTGDRTRICGYSPIHFLLSALDQGKGALLRYEQAVMGEEGSIVSFAAIALS